The following proteins are encoded in a genomic region of uncultured Hyphomonas sp.:
- a CDS encoding GntR family transcriptional regulator, protein MGASESSPSPHARPLSEDAYEQLEELIVTMELAPGTIVTEQELAHRTGLGRTPVREAILRLSTEYLIEIMPRRGLRIAPIDIRQQLRLVETRRALETLVASQAAERANRQERAAFRSLAAAFRKDGRKTYRKFLKIDQKFNLAVAAACDNEFAVNALQSLHGLSRRFWHYYAGHEEDLALVADMHADIADAIAAGDTLRVEEGVTAHMDYIQAFTLAMLGNQGNTQ, encoded by the coding sequence TTGGGCGCATCTGAATCTTCCCCCAGCCCGCACGCTCGCCCCCTCTCCGAGGATGCCTATGAGCAGTTGGAGGAGCTGATCGTGACAATGGAACTCGCCCCGGGAACCATTGTCACGGAGCAGGAACTGGCACACCGTACCGGATTGGGCCGGACACCCGTGCGCGAAGCCATACTGCGCCTTTCCACGGAGTACCTGATCGAGATCATGCCCCGCCGGGGCCTCCGGATCGCGCCAATCGACATCCGCCAGCAATTGCGTCTTGTTGAAACCCGGCGCGCGCTTGAGACCCTCGTTGCGAGCCAGGCAGCAGAACGGGCCAACCGGCAGGAGCGCGCAGCATTCCGGTCACTGGCGGCCGCTTTCCGGAAGGATGGCCGCAAAACCTACCGGAAGTTCCTGAAGATCGACCAGAAATTCAACCTCGCCGTCGCAGCCGCGTGTGACAACGAATTCGCTGTAAACGCCCTTCAATCCCTCCACGGACTTTCCCGCCGTTTCTGGCATTACTATGCCGGACATGAGGAGGACCTCGCCCTCGTCGCAGACATGCATGCCGACATCGCCGACGCAATCGCGGCAGGTGATACGCTCCGCGTCGAAGAGGGGGTAACGGCTCACATGGATTACATTCAGGCGTTTACGCTCGCGATGCTCGGGAACCAGGGGAACACCCAATGA
- the eno gene encoding phosphopyruvate hydratase, which produces MSQLDITNVHGRQVWDSRGRPTIEVEIHLSNGAIGRAIAPAGASTGAGEALDLRDGGPAFGGYGVARALAGLQEEIVPALIGLPADQQALVDNTLETLDGTEQLSRLGGNALIATSLAVAHAAAAGREEPLWHYVSGGTPPLIPVPEIQIYGGGAHAAGAMDLQDFMVVPFGASSFREALEWVAEIYLAAGKIVSGRGASVGVADEGGYWPVFESNEKALDALLASIETAGFNPETQVGMSIDVAANQFYRNGSYVLKAEGRHLSPEEWYDQVAGWVRTYPIAMIEDPFTEYDHLSHQRFTAEFRNKAQIVGDDLLVTNQANVEAAAASNTCTALLCKPNQAGTLTRTKKAFDAAKAAGLGTIVSARSGESEDTTIAHLSVGWASGQFKVGSFTRSERMAKWNEMLRIEESLGAKARYAGGTVLGRI; this is translated from the coding sequence TTGAGCCAGCTCGACATCACGAACGTACATGGCCGCCAGGTCTGGGACAGCAGGGGGCGGCCGACCATTGAAGTCGAGATACACCTCTCGAATGGCGCCATCGGCCGCGCCATCGCACCTGCTGGCGCATCCACCGGCGCGGGCGAAGCACTGGACCTCCGGGATGGCGGACCCGCTTTTGGCGGATACGGCGTTGCCAGGGCCCTCGCCGGATTGCAAGAGGAAATCGTCCCGGCACTGATCGGACTGCCGGCAGACCAGCAGGCACTCGTGGACAATACGCTCGAGACACTTGACGGAACCGAACAGCTCAGCCGCCTCGGCGGCAATGCCCTGATCGCAACATCCCTCGCTGTCGCGCACGCTGCTGCAGCCGGGCGGGAGGAGCCTTTGTGGCACTATGTCTCCGGCGGTACCCCGCCCCTGATCCCGGTTCCGGAGATCCAGATCTATGGCGGGGGCGCGCATGCGGCAGGCGCCATGGACCTGCAGGATTTCATGGTCGTTCCCTTTGGCGCGTCCAGTTTCCGCGAAGCACTGGAGTGGGTCGCCGAGATTTATCTCGCCGCAGGAAAAATCGTGTCCGGGCGCGGGGCCAGCGTGGGCGTTGCGGATGAAGGCGGCTACTGGCCTGTCTTCGAAAGCAATGAAAAGGCGCTCGACGCCTTGCTGGCCAGTATCGAGACGGCCGGGTTCAACCCCGAGACACAGGTCGGCATGTCGATTGATGTCGCCGCCAACCAGTTTTACCGGAACGGTTCATACGTCCTGAAAGCCGAAGGGCGGCATCTCTCTCCGGAGGAATGGTACGACCAAGTTGCCGGATGGGTCAGAACCTATCCGATCGCGATGATCGAAGATCCGTTCACCGAGTACGATCACCTCTCCCATCAACGCTTCACCGCCGAATTCAGGAACAAGGCCCAGATCGTGGGCGACGACCTGCTCGTCACCAACCAGGCAAACGTTGAGGCAGCTGCCGCCAGCAACACCTGTACCGCCCTGCTCTGCAAGCCGAACCAGGCCGGGACGCTGACGCGGACAAAAAAAGCCTTTGATGCCGCGAAAGCCGCCGGGCTTGGCACGATCGTCTCCGCCCGCTCCGGGGAAAGCGAAGACACCACCATCGCCCATCTGAGCGTCGGCTGGGCATCGGGCCAGTTCAAGGTCGGTTCGTTCACACGGTCTGAGCGCATGGCGAAATGGAATGAGATGCTGCGCATCGAAGAATCGCTTGGCGCAAAAGCCAGATACGCAGGAGGAACCGTCCTTGGGCGCATCTGA
- a CDS encoding phosphotransferase produces MPIEANRQPGFDGEHTIPEAPDTICDALRELGLASTSDAISGEPLSGGVSSDIWRIDLPGGPVCAKRALAKLKVAEDWFAPTNRIDFEAAYYRFASAIEAEVTPAVLGHHPELGVLITEYLSPSTHTVWKEELRDGVIRPGHIHGLGQTLRRLHDASEADPRVAEKFNQPDLIHALRLSPYFLASIPANHDLDAQLSELVTLFEENSRWLIHGDFSPKNILFGPHHPVILDAECANLGDAAFDLAFCCAHLFLKAAWKPQSAAKFEEAFEAFRNSYFAAGDDPELEARAARYLAGFLLARMDGKSPVEYITAPADKARIRAFARKYLTRPAASLSEPADTWFPVWADPSNSKETQN; encoded by the coding sequence ATGCCAATAGAAGCAAATCGGCAACCGGGTTTCGATGGGGAGCACACAATTCCAGAGGCACCGGACACCATCTGTGACGCGCTCCGGGAATTGGGGCTGGCGAGCACGTCTGACGCGATATCAGGCGAGCCACTCAGCGGCGGCGTATCGTCTGATATCTGGCGCATTGACCTGCCCGGCGGCCCCGTTTGCGCCAAACGCGCCCTTGCCAAACTCAAGGTCGCCGAAGACTGGTTTGCCCCTACCAACCGCATTGATTTTGAAGCGGCCTACTACCGGTTCGCCAGCGCGATCGAAGCCGAGGTGACACCTGCCGTCTTGGGCCACCATCCTGAACTTGGTGTTCTGATAACTGAATATTTGTCACCCTCCACCCACACGGTCTGGAAGGAAGAGCTTCGGGATGGCGTGATCCGGCCCGGGCATATTCACGGGCTCGGACAAACCCTTCGCCGGCTGCATGATGCCAGCGAGGCTGACCCCAGGGTCGCGGAAAAGTTCAATCAGCCGGACCTGATCCACGCGCTTCGCCTGTCCCCCTACTTCCTGGCGAGCATTCCGGCGAACCATGACCTCGACGCCCAGCTCTCAGAGCTCGTGACGCTGTTTGAAGAAAACAGCCGCTGGCTGATCCATGGCGATTTCAGCCCGAAGAACATCCTGTTTGGCCCGCACCATCCGGTCATTCTCGATGCTGAGTGCGCCAATCTCGGCGATGCCGCATTCGACCTCGCCTTCTGCTGCGCGCACCTCTTCCTCAAAGCCGCCTGGAAACCGCAATCTGCGGCAAAATTCGAAGAGGCGTTTGAAGCATTCCGGAACAGCTATTTCGCAGCCGGTGACGATCCAGAACTGGAAGCTCGGGCGGCACGATACCTCGCCGGCTTTCTCCTTGCCCGCATGGATGGCAAGTCTCCGGTCGAGTACATCACTGCCCCTGCTGACAAGGCCCGCATCCGGGCATTTGCCCGCAAATACCTGACCCGGCCGGCCGCCAGCCTGAGTGAGCCGGCTGACACCTGGTTCCCTGTCTGGGCCGATCCCTCCAACAGTAAAGAGACACAAAATTGA
- a CDS encoding RraA family protein, with amino-acid sequence MMSDRPLLERLSNLETAAAADVMVAMGLEAQVLAPSLQPLGGARMAGFALCAEGREGTDEPGLPTFDLDALVSPGAIVVIATAECGKGAIIGDNMVTSMVQAGARGFLLDGGIRDREALASGPVPVWCRYASPINAHRKWKYTAMGQPVTLPGIWGDVEIRPGDLILGDADGVVVLPREHAEQIVHDAEIHMRAEADIKTAIEAGEGRESATKSSRRLQHVRPLTAHAEIPEE; translated from the coding sequence ATGATGTCGGACAGGCCATTGCTGGAGCGGTTGTCGAACCTTGAGACGGCGGCGGCGGCAGATGTCATGGTGGCGATGGGGCTGGAGGCGCAGGTCCTCGCCCCGTCCTTGCAGCCGCTCGGCGGAGCCAGGATGGCCGGGTTCGCATTGTGCGCCGAAGGCAGGGAAGGCACCGACGAGCCGGGCTTGCCGACTTTCGACCTCGATGCGCTCGTCAGCCCGGGGGCGATCGTGGTGATTGCGACAGCAGAGTGCGGCAAGGGCGCCATCATCGGCGACAATATGGTGACCAGCATGGTGCAGGCCGGCGCCCGGGGTTTCCTGCTGGATGGTGGTATCCGCGACCGGGAGGCGCTGGCGAGCGGGCCTGTTCCGGTCTGGTGCCGGTATGCCTCTCCGATCAATGCGCACCGAAAGTGGAAATACACCGCGATGGGCCAGCCGGTGACGCTGCCCGGCATTTGGGGGGACGTTGAAATCCGGCCCGGTGATCTGATCCTCGGGGACGCGGATGGTGTGGTCGTCCTGCCGCGTGAGCATGCCGAACAGATCGTTCACGACGCCGAGATTCACATGCGCGCAGAAGCGGATATCAAGACGGCGATCGAGGCCGGAGAGGGCCGCGAATCCGCTACGAAATCCAGTCGTCGTCTGCAACATGTTCGTCCTTTGACTGCGCACGCGGAAATCCCGGAAGAATAG
- a CDS encoding alpha/beta fold hydrolase produces MTATKHKYDRIPYLVVYEDKSAFKDTYAGEIDKVALSCQLLKPKDNPSKTVVIWSHPIGGGSYLPMMAALAKSGVHTIYCDTRYRGVDTALIMEKVVCDLGAVVRDAKERLGYEKVVLGGWSGGGSMSLFYQSEAEQPSVTSTPAGDPPDLTTRGFIPADGVMLVAAHHARHITFTEWLDPSVIDENDPENRDVELDIYDPRNPNQPPYSAEYLKRFRQAQIDRNRRITKWVKGKLAEYKAAGQTNREYGFVVHRTMADPKWLDPTIDPNGRKPNWCFLGDPEVVNDSPVGLARFCSLRSWLSQWSYDDARADGVKCAAKISVPVLVVGNTADDGITPEHTKRLYEAVSHDDKELVWIQDANHYFFGQQEKAVEAAETCANWLQQHGM; encoded by the coding sequence ATGACGGCCACGAAGCACAAATATGATCGGATTCCGTACCTCGTCGTCTACGAGGACAAGTCTGCATTCAAGGACACCTATGCCGGCGAGATCGACAAGGTCGCCCTCAGCTGCCAGTTGCTGAAGCCCAAGGACAATCCCTCCAAGACGGTCGTGATCTGGTCCCACCCGATTGGCGGCGGTTCATACCTGCCGATGATGGCTGCCCTCGCGAAGAGCGGTGTGCACACGATCTATTGCGATACACGCTATCGGGGGGTCGATACTGCGCTGATCATGGAGAAGGTGGTCTGTGATCTTGGCGCTGTCGTGCGCGATGCCAAGGAACGCCTTGGTTACGAGAAAGTCGTTCTCGGTGGATGGAGCGGCGGCGGGTCCATGTCCCTGTTCTACCAGTCGGAAGCCGAGCAGCCTTCCGTCACCTCCACGCCCGCCGGTGACCCGCCGGACCTGACCACACGTGGCTTCATTCCCGCCGATGGTGTCATGCTCGTTGCGGCGCACCATGCCCGGCACATCACCTTCACTGAATGGCTCGATCCGTCCGTGATCGATGAAAACGATCCGGAAAACCGGGACGTGGAGCTCGACATCTACGATCCGCGTAATCCGAACCAGCCGCCTTATTCGGCAGAGTATCTCAAGCGCTTCCGCCAGGCGCAGATTGACCGGAACCGCCGCATCACAAAGTGGGTCAAGGGCAAGCTGGCCGAGTACAAGGCCGCGGGTCAGACGAACCGGGAATACGGATTTGTGGTTCACCGCACGATGGCCGATCCGAAATGGCTGGACCCGACCATCGATCCGAATGGCCGCAAGCCGAACTGGTGTTTCCTGGGGGATCCTGAAGTCGTCAATGACAGCCCTGTCGGCTTGGCCCGCTTCTGCTCCCTGCGCAGCTGGCTCTCGCAGTGGAGTTATGATGATGCCCGGGCGGACGGCGTGAAATGCGCGGCGAAAATCTCTGTGCCCGTCCTCGTCGTCGGCAACACGGCAGATGATGGCATCACGCCGGAGCATACCAAACGCCTCTATGAGGCGGTCTCGCATGATGACAAGGAACTCGTCTGGATCCAGGACGCCAACCACTACTTCTTCGGCCAGCAGGAGAAGGCTGTCGAAGCGGCGGAGACATGCGCGAACTGGCTTCAGCAGCACGGGATGTAG